One Serpentinicella alkaliphila DNA segment encodes these proteins:
- a CDS encoding metallophosphoesterase — MLKKLFAFFIFLSVFSLVYGGMNYYVYRHIVEGFLISGLGLVILRIAFWFLGSAYIINQIIKRKYYVRLLAYSGAAWMGILSFALSVFIIFDIAKLFMPTAYYKLGFILTIIVIAILTLISVFNAAKGPVLKRIEINNNKLDGESFKVLLLSDVHLGMLTSSIWLEKIVSRINELDVDVIAITGDFIDDRFKAVKEFIPIVTKLKAKYGVFAVTGNHEHYQGENSFEMFCKEANIRILHNETESILDKVNLIGLGDSSVSRRKDFHKVIKELLNGVDKDLYNILLIHQPLGFEKSTELGIDLQLSGHTHGGQIPPLSIIVYLVYKYSYGLYSFNKSHIYTTSGTGTWGPPMRLFTKSEMVLLEIKNR; from the coding sequence ATGTTAAAAAAACTATTTGCTTTTTTTATTTTTTTAAGTGTTTTTTCTTTAGTATATGGCGGAATGAATTATTACGTATATAGGCATATTGTAGAGGGATTTTTAATTAGTGGTTTAGGGTTAGTTATATTAAGAATTGCATTTTGGTTTTTAGGCAGTGCATATATAATTAATCAAATTATTAAGAGAAAGTATTATGTTAGATTATTAGCCTATTCCGGGGCTGCATGGATGGGTATATTATCCTTTGCTTTATCTGTATTTATTATTTTTGATATAGCTAAGCTATTCATGCCAACTGCCTACTATAAGCTAGGTTTCATTTTAACGATTATAGTAATAGCTATACTGACATTGATTTCAGTATTTAACGCAGCTAAGGGACCTGTGTTAAAAAGAATAGAAATAAATAATAATAAACTTGACGGAGAATCCTTTAAGGTTTTGTTGTTATCTGATGTACATTTAGGCATGCTAACTTCTAGCATATGGTTAGAAAAGATAGTATCTAGAATAAACGAATTAGATGTTGATGTAATAGCAATAACCGGAGATTTTATTGATGATAGATTTAAAGCCGTGAAGGAATTTATACCTATTGTGACTAAGCTTAAGGCAAAATACGGGGTTTTTGCTGTTACAGGTAATCATGAGCATTATCAAGGAGAAAATAGCTTTGAGATGTTCTGTAAAGAAGCAAATATTAGGATATTGCATAATGAAACTGAGTCCATTTTAGATAAAGTTAATTTAATTGGATTGGGCGATAGTAGTGTTTCAAGGAGAAAGGATTTTCATAAAGTTATAAAGGAATTACTTAATGGTGTAGATAAAGATTTGTATAATATACTTTTAATTCATCAGCCCCTAGGTTTTGAAAAATCAACAGAATTAGGAATTGATTTACAGTTATCTGGACATACCCATGGTGGGCAAATACCACCCTTGAGTATAATAGTTTATTTAGTTTATAAATACTCCTATGGGCTATATTCATTTAATAAGTCTCATATATATACTACCTCAGGGACTGGTACATGGGGCCCACCTATGAGGTTATTTACAAAATCGGAAATGGTTTTACTTGAAATCAAAAATAGATAG
- a CDS encoding glycerate kinase type-2 family protein, which yields MANMREDALKIINDSIESVLPEASVMKALENKKFDGNIVVVAIGKAAWNMADATRKAIGDSITKGIIVTKYDHSKGPIDGFEIIEAGHPVPDENSVIGATKVLELVNNLTENDNVIFLISGGGSAIFEKPMEGVSLENIMDITNQLLGCGADIVEINTIRKHLSAVKGGKFAYQCGKAQIFAIVLSDVLGDRLDSIASGPAYPDSSTSQEAFNIIDRYKLEVCEDIRKVLSIETPKVVKNCETVITGSVTALCEAAAKSAEELGYKPVILTSTLDCEAKDAGKFIASLAREIKTGKHAFITPPCAVIAGGETVVKLRGKGKGGRNQELALSAALGIKGLEDVVIFSIGSDGTDGPTDAAGGMVDGFSVDRIKQSRVEPEVYLDNNDSYNALKVSGDLIITGSTGTNVNDVVVLLCK from the coding sequence ATGGCCAATATGAGAGAAGATGCTTTAAAGATTATAAATGATTCAATAGAATCTGTTTTACCTGAGGCATCCGTAATGAAGGCTTTAGAAAACAAAAAATTTGATGGAAACATTGTAGTAGTTGCCATCGGAAAAGCAGCATGGAATATGGCTGATGCAACTAGAAAGGCTATCGGAGATTCAATTACTAAAGGTATTATTGTTACAAAATATGACCATTCAAAGGGGCCGATAGATGGCTTCGAAATTATTGAAGCAGGGCATCCTGTGCCTGATGAAAATTCTGTAATAGGAGCTACTAAAGTATTAGAACTAGTAAATAACCTAACGGAAAATGACAATGTCATATTCTTAATATCTGGAGGAGGTTCAGCAATATTTGAAAAGCCGATGGAAGGTGTTAGTTTAGAGAATATTATGGACATAACTAATCAGTTATTAGGCTGTGGTGCGGATATAGTTGAGATAAATACAATAAGAAAACATCTTTCAGCAGTTAAGGGAGGGAAGTTTGCTTATCAATGTGGTAAAGCACAAATATTTGCAATAGTCCTTTCTGATGTTTTAGGGGATAGATTAGATTCAATCGCATCTGGACCAGCATATCCAGATAGTTCCACTTCTCAGGAGGCTTTCAACATTATTGATAGATACAAACTAGAAGTTTGTGAGGATATTAGAAAAGTATTAAGCATTGAAACACCTAAGGTCGTTAAAAATTGTGAGACAGTAATTACTGGAAGTGTTACAGCCCTATGCGAAGCTGCTGCTAAAAGTGCTGAGGAGTTAGGCTATAAGCCAGTTATTTTAACATCCACATTAGATTGTGAAGCAAAGGATGCAGGTAAATTTATAGCTTCTCTAGCACGTGAAATTAAAACTGGAAAACATGCTTTTATTACACCTCCTTGTGCTGTTATTGCTGGTGGAGAAACAGTTGTTAAGCTGAGAGGTAAAGGAAAAGGCGGAAGAAATCAAGAATTGGCTTTATCCGCAGCCCTTGGTATAAAGGGCCTTGAAGATGTAGTTATTTTTTCTATTGGTTCAGATGGAACAGATGGTCCAACGGATGCTGCTGGTGGAATGGTAGATGGATTTTCTGTAGATAGGATTAAACAGTCAAGGGTAGAGCCAGAGGTCTATTTAGATAATAATGACTCTTATAACGCATTAAAAGTTAGTGGCGATTTAATTATTACAGGATCTACTGGAACTAATGTAAATGATGTCGTTGTCTTATTGTGTAAATAA
- a CDS encoding 2-hydroxyacid dehydrogenase, which produces MENKKRPKVYVTRELPIDTLNAIRDRCDVDMNTNYKSMLKDELIEKLKNYDALLVVGTRIDEEICAAIKDKCKIIANYGVGYDNIEVEAATKHGIYVTNNPDRVTDATADLAWTLLLSTARRIIECDRYVRSGEKSWGPNLLIGSQVSGKTLGIIGAGRIGTAVGKRAKGFDMKIIYTSTKPNKEFENLTGGIFMDKEQLLKEADFISIHTPLLPSTFHLLGENEFKLMKKTAIVINASRGKVVDEKALVAALLNKDIAGAGLDVFEKEPYLQEGLDELNNVVLTPHIGTSTIDTRFSMAEGCALNIFAALEGKTPPNCVNPEVSIN; this is translated from the coding sequence ATGGAAAATAAAAAAAGGCCTAAAGTGTATGTAACTAGAGAGTTACCGATTGATACATTAAATGCTATACGTGATCGATGTGATGTTGACATGAACACAAATTATAAATCAATGCTCAAAGATGAATTAATTGAAAAACTAAAAAATTATGATGCATTGTTAGTAGTTGGTACAAGGATAGATGAGGAGATATGTGCTGCAATTAAAGATAAGTGTAAAATAATTGCTAATTATGGGGTTGGCTATGACAATATAGAAGTAGAAGCTGCCACAAAGCACGGTATATATGTTACTAATAATCCTGATCGAGTAACTGATGCTACTGCTGATTTAGCCTGGACCCTATTACTATCAACAGCGAGACGAATAATTGAATGCGATAGATATGTTAGATCAGGTGAAAAAAGCTGGGGACCAAACTTATTAATCGGGAGCCAGGTTAGCGGTAAAACATTAGGTATTATTGGGGCAGGTAGAATTGGTACTGCTGTTGGTAAAAGGGCTAAGGGCTTTGATATGAAAATAATTTACACAAGTACGAAACCTAATAAAGAATTTGAAAATTTAACTGGTGGTATTTTTATGGATAAAGAGCAGTTATTAAAAGAGGCTGACTTCATATCAATACATACACCACTGTTACCATCTACATTTCATTTATTAGGGGAAAATGAGTTCAAATTAATGAAAAAAACTGCAATAGTTATAAATGCATCCAGAGGGAAGGTTGTAGATGAGAAGGCTTTAGTAGCTGCACTTCTTAATAAGGATATAGCTGGGGCTGGACTAGATGTTTTTGAAAAAGAACCTTATTTACAGGAGGGACTTGATGAATTAAATAATGTTGTATTAACACCTCATATAGGTACTTCTACGATCGATACCAGATTTTCTATGGCCGAAGGATGCGCATTAAATATATTTGCTGCACTAGAAGGTAAAACACCACCAAACTGTGTAAATCCTGAGGTTAGTATAAACTAG
- the garR gene encoding 2-hydroxy-3-oxopropionate reductase yields the protein MKIGFIGLGIMGKPMAKNLIKGGYSLVVLNRNKAVEELKALGAETATTSAELASKCDVIITMLPNSPEVKEVVLGEEGVIEGAKFGSVVIDMSSIAPLSSREIYAELAKKGVEFLDAPVSGGEPKAIEGTLAVMVGGKKEIFDKYYDIMKTMATSVVYVGESGAGNIAKLCNQIVVAINISAVSEALVFAKKSGVDPQLVYRAIRGGLAGSTVMDAKAPMIMDRNFKPGFRTNLHIKDLNNVIETSHEVGVPLPLTSQVMEIMQAIKIDGCGTEDHSSIVKFYEKIANVKVTR from the coding sequence ATGAAAATTGGATTTATAGGACTTGGAATTATGGGAAAGCCGATGGCTAAAAACCTAATTAAAGGTGGATATAGCTTGGTTGTATTAAATCGGAATAAGGCAGTAGAAGAACTAAAGGCCCTCGGTGCTGAAACAGCAACAACCAGTGCAGAACTGGCGAGTAAATGTGATGTCATTATTACAATGTTACCTAACTCCCCGGAAGTTAAGGAAGTAGTCTTAGGAGAAGAAGGAGTAATAGAGGGGGCCAAGTTTGGTTCAGTTGTTATAGATATGAGTTCAATAGCGCCATTAAGTAGTAGAGAAATATATGCTGAGTTAGCTAAAAAAGGTGTAGAGTTTTTAGATGCTCCAGTGAGTGGTGGGGAACCTAAGGCCATTGAAGGTACTTTAGCTGTTATGGTTGGTGGTAAAAAGGAGATATTTGATAAATATTATGATATTATGAAAACCATGGCTACATCCGTAGTGTATGTAGGAGAGAGTGGTGCTGGTAATATAGCCAAACTTTGTAATCAAATAGTTGTGGCAATTAATATTTCAGCTGTTTCTGAAGCTCTAGTTTTTGCTAAAAAATCAGGTGTAGATCCTCAACTTGTATATAGGGCTATTAGAGGTGGCTTAGCTGGAAGCACTGTAATGGATGCAAAGGCCCCAATGATTATGGATAGAAACTTTAAACCTGGATTTAGAACTAATTTACATATTAAAGATTTAAATAATGTAATTGAAACCTCCCATGAAGTTGGTGTCCCACTACCGCTTACATCTCAAGTTATGGAAATAATGCAAGCTATAAAGATAGATGGTTGTGGAACTGAAGATCACTCAAGTATTGTTAAATTTTATGAAAAGATAGCTAATGTTAAGGTTACTAGATAA
- a CDS encoding FAD-dependent oxidoreductase, translating to MLDGNWIAPKVELVREFATNALDAFAWMEEVDLQATYGTNAKYGGNVGTGTVLGAMWPRTHSFMTGAERISQLAKVAIENGVTIYTETRGTELIVSQSARVVGAKAVQADGTQITINATKGVVLATGGYSANVAMVKSFDK from the coding sequence TTGTTAGATGGAAACTGGATTGCTCCAAAAGTAGAACTTGTAAGAGAGTTTGCAACTAACGCTCTTGATGCTTTTGCATGGATGGAAGAAGTAGACCTTCAGGCGACTTATGGCACTAATGCCAAATATGGTGGAAATGTCGGAACGGGTACAGTACTAGGAGCTATGTGGCCAAGAACTCATAGTTTTATGACTGGTGCTGAACGAATCTCTCAACTTGCTAAGGTTGCAATTGAAAATGGTGTCACTATATATACAGAAACTAGAGGTACAGAACTAATAGTGAGTCAATCAGCAAGGGTTGTAGGTGCAAAAGCTGTGCAAGCAGATGGCACCCAAATCACAATAAATGCAACTAAAGGAGTCGTTCTAGCAACAGGTGGATACAGCGCAAATGTGGCAATGGTTAAGAGTTTTGATAAATAA
- a CDS encoding FAD-binding protein yields the protein MHHTMGGVVIDTNARVIDTSGNVIPGLWAAGEVTGGIHAGNRLGGNAITDIFVFGRIAGINAAAGE from the coding sequence TTGCATCATACTATGGGTGGTGTAGTTATTGATACTAATGCTCGTGTAATAGATACATCTGGAAATGTTATTCCGGGGTTATGGGCAGCAGGAGAAGTTACAGGTGGAATCCATGCTGGTAACAGACTTGGTGGAAATGCAATTACAGATATTTTTGTATTTGGACGTATCGCCGGTATAAATGCAGCAGCAGGAGAATAA
- a CDS encoding AEC family transporter: MGIFLFILINNIIPISILVIIGYTMNRKFDLNINTMSKLNFYLFVPSFTFVNLYTTKIPREMSKVILSAFIILFINWALVTTISKFRGHSEGFRGAFANSVLFFNAGNIGVPLITLVFSSPPFIINGETPYLSLALTTQIMILVTQNITSNTVGFLNAGCENTQWKESISKVLKMPTIYAVLIALILKYLSIDITQSIIWPPLNYSRNALVPVALLSLGVQLSKTKFDIRDIEVYLAVFSRLIIGPLLAIILILLFKIDGIVAQVFVIALALPTSVNSALIAVEYDNFPNFSSQVVMVSTIFSAISLVAIIYMARVVFPI; encoded by the coding sequence ATGGGCATCTTTTTATTTATCCTAATTAATAATATAATTCCTATTTCAATTTTAGTAATAATAGGCTATACGATGAATCGAAAGTTTGATTTAAATATTAATACAATGAGTAAACTGAATTTTTATTTATTTGTACCATCTTTCACATTTGTAAATCTATACACTACTAAAATACCTAGAGAAATGAGTAAAGTAATACTCTCTGCATTTATAATACTATTTATAAATTGGGCTTTAGTTACTACAATTTCAAAATTTAGAGGCCATAGTGAAGGTTTTAGGGGTGCTTTTGCGAACTCAGTATTATTCTTCAATGCAGGAAATATTGGGGTTCCTCTAATAACCTTGGTGTTTAGCAGTCCACCATTTATAATTAATGGGGAGACTCCTTACTTAAGTTTAGCTTTAACAACACAAATAATGATATTAGTTACACAAAACATTACTTCTAACACAGTTGGGTTTTTAAATGCAGGCTGTGAAAACACCCAGTGGAAGGAAAGTATATCAAAAGTTTTAAAAATGCCTACGATATACGCTGTTTTGATAGCTCTGATTTTGAAGTACTTATCCATTGATATAACCCAATCTATTATATGGCCACCATTAAATTACTCACGAAATGCATTAGTGCCTGTGGCGCTACTAAGTTTAGGTGTACAATTGTCGAAGACTAAATTTGATATTAGAGATATAGAAGTTTATTTAGCAGTATTTTCTAGACTTATAATAGGGCCCTTACTAGCAATCATTCTTATTTTACTATTCAAAATTGATGGGATCGTAGCTCAGGTTTTTGTAATAGCTTTAGCTTTGCCAACATCAGTAAATAGTGCGTTAATAGCTGTGGAGTACGATAATTTTCCTAACTTTTCATCTCAAGTAGTAATGGTATCTACAATATTTAGTGCTATTAGCCTTGTAGCAATTATATATATGGCCAGAGTAGTATTTCCAATCTAA
- a CDS encoding DUF421 domain-containing protein, producing MDYSKLTFRIVSVMGLLLFLVLITGRRKISELPVFDFLTMVVLGNVVGADIADPKIPQLPTAYAVLLIIGIQYYISKYIIKNRKFGKLLTFGPTVIIQNGEFIKENMKRVRYSIENVLMLLREKEVFDINEVEFAIIEDNGALSVLKKSQYIPLTPNQMSMRTKHRGINVPVIKEGNIFEDNLQLLNLNRFWLEKELAKNNISDINKVLYADINPDGKLYISKGENTDDFTKVIQ from the coding sequence ATGGATTATTCAAAGTTAACGTTTAGGATTGTATCAGTTATGGGTTTATTATTATTTTTGGTTTTAATTACTGGTAGAAGAAAGATAAGTGAGCTTCCAGTGTTTGATTTTTTAACTATGGTTGTATTAGGAAATGTAGTTGGTGCGGATATTGCAGATCCGAAGATACCACAACTACCAACTGCCTATGCAGTTCTTTTAATAATAGGAATTCAATATTATATAAGTAAATATATAATTAAAAATAGAAAGTTTGGTAAGCTATTAACTTTTGGACCGACAGTAATAATTCAAAATGGCGAGTTTATTAAAGAAAATATGAAAAGAGTAAGATATTCAATAGAAAATGTTTTAATGTTACTTAGAGAAAAGGAAGTATTTGATATAAATGAGGTAGAGTTTGCTATTATAGAGGATAATGGTGCACTAAGTGTTTTAAAAAAGTCTCAGTACATACCATTAACACCTAACCAAATGAGTATGAGGACAAAACATAGAGGTATAAATGTACCTGTAATTAAAGAAGGGAACATTTTTGAAGATAATTTACAATTACTAAATCTAAATAGATTTTGGCTAGAAAAGGAGCTCGCTAAGAATAACATTTCTGATATTAATAAGGTACTATATGCTGATATAAATCCTGACGGAAAGCTATATATCTCAAAGGGTGAAAACACAGACGACTTCACAAAAGTAATTCAGTGA
- a CDS encoding voltage-gated chloride channel family protein: MNQPENRPYYTPFLEKYIGFLSTLLKWVFLGALIGVIVGSTSALLLNTNDFLTDVREANAFLILFLPVGGGIIGYIYKYYGMGSRRGNDLVLEHIHHGQGSIPIRMGPIVFICTFISHLLGGSTGREGAAIQMGASISEGVNRLFKINKIDRRILIISGISGGFGSAFGAPLAGTVFGMEVVALGKMKYEAIVPCFVASLVGHLVSTAWGVKHDHFLFENIPAITSTTLIQVALVSIIFSLASVLYSQIRHEIKRLSDKYLNQDLVLRGVVGGIILVALVYITGTRDYLGRGLPMVEEAFKSDVPTFAFLAKIIFTAITMGFGFRGGEVIPLFFIGATLGNTLSNFINLPASFLAGVGLIAVFCGAANTPISCFLFSLEMFNGKGKTYFFIACLVSYIFSGNHGIYGAQKIYSPKSRLFNIPDGETITNVENKKENPDSH, translated from the coding sequence TTGAATCAACCAGAAAATAGACCATATTACACCCCATTTTTAGAAAAATACATTGGCTTTCTGTCTACTCTTTTGAAATGGGTTTTTTTGGGTGCTTTAATTGGAGTTATTGTTGGTAGTACTTCAGCATTACTTTTAAATACTAATGATTTTCTTACTGATGTTAGAGAAGCTAATGCATTCTTAATTTTATTTCTACCTGTTGGTGGCGGAATCATCGGTTATATATATAAGTATTATGGAATGGGCTCCCGTAGGGGTAATGATTTAGTATTAGAACATATTCACCATGGACAGGGTTCTATACCAATTAGGATGGGTCCGATAGTATTTATTTGTACATTTATTTCCCACTTACTAGGCGGTTCTACTGGTAGGGAGGGAGCTGCTATCCAGATGGGAGCTAGTATTTCTGAAGGAGTAAATCGTTTATTTAAAATAAACAAAATCGATAGAAGAATTTTAATAATTAGCGGAATTAGTGGTGGCTTCGGGTCAGCCTTTGGTGCCCCTTTAGCTGGTACAGTTTTTGGTATGGAGGTAGTTGCACTAGGAAAAATGAAATACGAAGCCATTGTGCCCTGTTTTGTTGCTAGCTTAGTTGGCCATCTAGTATCAACTGCATGGGGTGTTAAACACGATCACTTCTTATTTGAAAATATACCTGCGATTACTTCTACTACACTCATTCAAGTTGCCCTGGTTTCAATAATTTTTAGTTTGGCCAGCGTATTATATAGTCAAATAAGACATGAAATAAAAAGACTATCAGACAAATATTTAAATCAGGATTTAGTATTAAGGGGAGTTGTAGGCGGAATTATACTTGTAGCTTTAGTTTATATAACTGGTACTAGAGACTATTTAGGACGGGGCTTACCAATGGTTGAAGAGGCCTTCAAAAGTGATGTGCCGACTTTTGCATTTTTAGCTAAAATTATTTTTACTGCTATTACAATGGGATTTGGATTTCGTGGTGGAGAGGTTATACCCCTATTCTTTATAGGTGCAACATTAGGAAATACTTTGTCTAACTTTATAAATTTACCTGCTTCCTTTTTAGCAGGAGTAGGATTAATAGCAGTTTTTTGTGGCGCGGCAAATACACCTATTTCATGTTTTCTATTTAGTCTAGAAATGTTTAATGGTAAAGGTAAGACATACTTTTTTATAGCCTGTCTAGTAAGTTATATTTTTTCTGGTAACCATGGTATTTACGGAGCACAAAAGATATACTCTCCTAAGAGCAGATTATTCAATATTCCTGATGGAGAAACGATTACAAATGTTGAGAACAAGAAGGAAAACCCAGATAGTCACTGA
- a CDS encoding DUF1657 domain-containing protein, producing the protein MTVQADLEKLIALCEATMGNYSLMASSTEEQEAKDTFNSMKSDIKQHIQFLNDRLKYLKQNNELNKQ; encoded by the coding sequence ATGACAGTTCAAGCGGATTTAGAAAAACTTATAGCTCTTTGTGAAGCAACTATGGGTAATTATTCCTTGATGGCTAGCTCCACTGAAGAACAAGAGGCAAAAGATACATTCAACTCAATGAAAAGTGACATTAAACAACATATTCAGTTTTTAAATGATAGGCTAAAATACTTAAAACAAAACAATGAATTAAATAAACAATAA
- a CDS encoding DUF3793 family protein — MSTNCYCHLQDKSQFNKWIVEQLGPVILGAKPAEIMSFPSYNKIDNFEELVEQLFNLSKVIRFKIFYPPNGCMKILFYNSKTLDSTLRDIRNHKFLRGLGYSEETNLDIYLDILTDKLKEGDMPHEIGIFLGYPLKDVIGFMGHPSLKLTKVNRWRVYGNPELSDIVCERILKAKSDIIEQLKTIDPNVIVELAS, encoded by the coding sequence ATGTCAACAAACTGCTATTGTCATTTACAAGATAAATCTCAATTTAATAAGTGGATTGTAGAACAGTTAGGTCCAGTGATATTAGGGGCAAAGCCAGCGGAAATAATGAGTTTTCCATCTTATAATAAAATAGATAATTTCGAAGAGCTAGTAGAACAATTATTTAATTTAAGTAAGGTAATTAGATTTAAGATCTTTTATCCACCTAATGGATGCATGAAAATATTATTTTATAATAGTAAAACCTTAGATAGCACCTTAAGGGATATTAGAAATCATAAGTTCCTTAGGGGATTAGGATACTCAGAAGAGACTAACTTGGACATTTATTTAGATATCTTAACTGATAAACTAAAAGAAGGAGATATGCCACATGAAATAGGTATATTTTTAGGGTACCCTTTAAAGGATGTAATTGGTTTTATGGGGCATCCGTCATTGAAGCTTACGAAAGTAAATAGGTGGAGGGTTTATGGTAATCCTGAGCTATCTGACATAGTTTGTGAAAGAATCTTGAAAGCAAAAAGTGATATTATAGAACAACTAAAAACTATAGATCCAAATGTGATAGTTGAACTAGCTTCATAA
- a CDS encoding DUF3793 family protein, with protein MNLANCYCNLKDKTKYNKWIVEQLGPVLLGVKPAEILSFPTYNSLNDFQELIDMLFKINNQVGFVVIYPPEACMKILFYNRKILDETLMDNRVIKFLRKIGYPENYSLNNYLNLLTNKLRDGEMPHEIGVFLGYPLKDVIGFIGHPSLKLTKVNRWRVYGHTKVSDVISQRILAAKKQIKEQLNRFDCDKAKENYSIDEKYNIAHYEYYLILLAYFLFN; from the coding sequence ATGAATTTGGCTAATTGTTATTGCAATCTCAAAGATAAGACTAAATATAATAAGTGGATTGTAGAACAACTAGGACCCGTATTGTTAGGGGTAAAACCTGCAGAAATACTTAGTTTTCCTACTTATAATAGTTTGAATGACTTTCAGGAGTTAATTGATATGTTATTTAAAATAAATAATCAAGTTGGATTCGTAGTAATTTATCCACCTGAAGCTTGCATGAAAATCCTATTCTATAACAGAAAAATACTCGATGAAACCTTAATGGACAATAGAGTAATAAAGTTCTTAAGAAAAATTGGCTATCCAGAAAACTACAGTTTAAATAACTATTTAAATCTTTTAACAAATAAGCTAAGAGATGGTGAAATGCCTCACGAAATAGGTGTATTTTTAGGGTATCCACTTAAGGATGTAATCGGGTTTATTGGTCACCCATCCTTAAAACTGACTAAAGTAAATAGATGGAGAGTTTATGGTCACACAAAGGTATCTGATGTGATTAGTCAGCGTATATTAGCTGCAAAAAAGCAAATAAAAGAACAATTAAATAGATTTGATTGTGATAAAGCTAAAGAAAACTATTCGATAGATGAAAAATATAATATAGCTCATTATGAATACTACTTAATATTGTTAGCTTATTTCCTTTTCAACTAA
- the larA gene encoding nickel-dependent lactate racemase produces the protein MEMEIKMSKGEMSVSIVKIPYSRGFVDLEVKDTNLLGVLESKAHHFKTEDDQETIVRKALESPISSPRLKDLAKEKNNIVIITSDHTRPVPSKITLPILLEEIRSGNPTADITILIATGFHRLTTREEMINKFGEDIVNNEKLVNHDCWDDKNLVDVGILPSGGKLILNKLAMEADLLVAEGFIEPHFFAGFSGGRKSVLPGVASGTTVLANHCSKFIASEFARTGWLEGNPIHKDMLFAAEAANLAFILNVVIDADKKVINAFAGNRVLAHETGCKFVTELASVKSIPADIVITSNGGYPLDQNIYQAVKGMTAAEATANEDAVIIIAAACNDGHGGKAFYDTFVENPTPQSIMDKILQIPMESTIPDQWESQILARVLIKHKVILVTDQCDPQLVRDMKMIHAYTLDEALKMAYEIKGQNATVTVVPDGVSVIVL, from the coding sequence ATGGAAATGGAGATTAAGATGTCAAAGGGGGAAATGTCAGTGTCAATAGTAAAAATACCGTATTCGAGGGGTTTTGTTGATTTAGAAGTAAAGGACACAAATCTATTAGGCGTATTAGAATCTAAAGCACACCATTTCAAAACTGAGGATGATCAAGAAACTATAGTAAGAAAAGCTTTAGAAAGTCCAATAAGTTCACCTCGGTTGAAAGACCTAGCTAAAGAAAAAAATAATATTGTAATTATCACCAGTGACCATACACGTCCAGTTCCAAGTAAAATAACATTACCTATTCTTTTAGAGGAAATAAGGAGTGGTAATCCAACGGCCGATATAACAATTTTAATTGCAACTGGTTTCCATCGACTTACAACTCGTGAAGAGATGATTAACAAATTCGGTGAAGATATAGTTAACAATGAGAAACTTGTAAACCATGATTGTTGGGACGATAAAAACTTAGTTGATGTTGGTATATTACCGTCCGGTGGGAAATTAATACTAAACAAGCTAGCAATGGAAGCAGATCTATTGGTTGCCGAAGGATTTATTGAACCTCACTTTTTTGCAGGCTTTTCAGGTGGAAGAAAGAGTGTACTTCCTGGTGTTGCATCAGGAACTACAGTATTAGCCAATCACTGCTCTAAATTTATTGCTAGTGAATTTGCTAGAACAGGTTGGTTAGAGGGAAATCCAATACATAAAGATATGTTATTTGCAGCTGAAGCTGCTAACTTGGCATTTATACTTAACGTAGTTATTGATGCAGATAAAAAAGTAATTAATGCCTTTGCAGGAAACAGAGTACTAGCCCATGAAACAGGTTGTAAATTTGTAACAGAGCTAGCTAGTGTAAAGTCTATACCTGCGGATATAGTTATTACATCAAATGGAGGATATCCTCTTGATCAGAATATTTATCAAGCTGTGAAGGGCATGACTGCTGCAGAGGCTACAGCAAATGAAGATGCAGTAATTATAATAGCTGCAGCTTGTAATGACGGTCATGGTGGTAAGGCCTTCTATGATACTTTCGTTGAAAACCCTACTCCTCAGTCCATTATGGATAAAATTTTACAAATACCGATGGAGAGTACTATTCCTGATCAATGGGAGTCACAAATATTAGCAAGAGTTCTAATTAAACATAAGGTGATCTTAGTGACTGATCAATGTGATCCACAGTTGGTACGCGATATGAAAATGATTCATGCCTATACTTTAGATGAGGCTTTAAAAATGGCATACGAAATAAAAGGCCAAAATGCAACTGTAACAGTGGTACCTGATGGAGTATCAGTTATAGTTTTATAA